One part of the Thiomicrospira cyclica ALM1 genome encodes these proteins:
- a CDS encoding YajQ family cyclic di-GMP-binding protein — MPSFDIVSEVDKHELTNAVDQANKEVTTRFDFKGTDSHFDLKELEIKMHTESEFQLDQMYTVLTSKLSKRGIDLRAIELKDPDVQLKTAKQSIIVHQGLDTPVAKKIIKILKDAKLKVQAQIQGDSVRVTGKKRDDLQEAIALLKSQEDFERPLQFNNFRD; from the coding sequence ATGCCCTCATTTGATATTGTTTCAGAAGTCGACAAACACGAACTCACCAATGCCGTAGATCAAGCCAACAAAGAAGTCACCACGCGCTTTGATTTTAAAGGCACGGACAGTCATTTTGACCTCAAAGAGCTCGAAATCAAAATGCACACCGAATCCGAGTTTCAGCTCGACCAAATGTACACCGTATTAACCTCCAAGCTCAGCAAACGTGGCATCGACTTGCGGGCTATCGAGCTAAAAGACCCAGATGTTCAGCTAAAAACCGCCAAACAAAGCATTATTGTGCACCAGGGTTTAGATACGCCGGTGGCCAAAAAAATCATCAAAATCCTCAAAGATGCCAAGCTAAAAGTGCAGGCACAAATTCAAGGCGACTCGGTGCGAGTGACTGGCAAAAAACGCGATGACCTCCAAGAAGCCATTGCGCTCCTCAAAAGCCAAGAAGATTTTGAACGCCCACTGCAATTTAACAATTTCCGAGATTAA
- the argB gene encoding acetylglutamate kinase, producing MRVQKTMNLNKDQAQNIASVLAEALPYIQRFAGKTIVVKYGGNAMTEDHLMASFARDIVLMKLVGMNPVVVHGGGPQIGDLLKRVGKESEFVQGMRVTDTETMDIVEMVLGGLVNKEIVNLIHQHGGNSVGLTGKDGNLIMAKKLKVTKHTPDMDEPEIIDIGHVGEVSRINTGVIDMLIQGDFIPVIAPVGVDEEGHSYNINADLVAGKVAEALQAEKLMLLTNTPGLLNQQGELLTGLNAKMVDELIADGTIYGGMLPKIQCALDAVQGGVKAAHIVDGRVDHAVMLEVFTDEGVGTLITAR from the coding sequence ATGAGAGTACAAAAAACCATGAATCTAAATAAAGACCAAGCCCAAAATATCGCCTCAGTATTAGCCGAAGCACTGCCCTATATTCAGCGTTTTGCCGGCAAAACCATTGTGGTTAAATACGGCGGCAATGCCATGACCGAAGATCACCTCATGGCCAGTTTTGCTCGCGACATCGTGCTCATGAAGCTGGTCGGAATGAACCCAGTGGTGGTGCATGGTGGCGGTCCGCAAATTGGCGATTTGCTTAAGCGCGTCGGCAAAGAGTCCGAATTTGTGCAGGGAATGCGGGTGACCGACACCGAAACCATGGATATTGTCGAAATGGTGCTCGGTGGCTTGGTCAACAAAGAAATTGTTAACCTGATTCATCAACATGGCGGCAACTCCGTGGGCTTAACCGGCAAAGACGGTAACTTGATCATGGCCAAAAAACTCAAAGTCACCAAGCACACGCCCGATATGGACGAACCCGAAATAATTGACATAGGTCATGTTGGCGAAGTGTCTCGGATTAATACCGGCGTGATTGATATGCTCATTCAAGGCGACTTTATCCCGGTGATTGCGCCGGTGGGTGTCGACGAAGAAGGGCACTCTTACAATATCAATGCCGATTTGGTGGCGGGTAAGGTGGCCGAAGCCTTGCAAGCCGAAAAATTAATGTTGCTCACCAACACACCAGGCCTGCTAAACCAGCAGGGTGAACTGCTTACTGGTCTCAATGCCAAAATGGTCGATGAACTGATTGCCGATGGCACCATTTATGGCGGTATGCTGCCAAAAATCCAATGTGCTCTTGATGCCGTGCAAGGTGGTGTCAAAGCTGCACATATTGTCGATGGCCGGGTAGATCATGCGGTCATGCTAGAAGTCTTTACCGACGAAGGTGTCGGCACCTTGATTACGGCGCGTTAA
- a CDS encoding sulfite exporter TauE/SafE family protein → MLEQLLLFVISLVANLLSALAGGGAGLLQLPALLFLGLPFGVALATHKVASVFLGLGATARHWRSSTLDWRFAAFILACGLPGVLLGASLILQVDERWATFALGVLTLSLGIYSWLKPELGQHAQPQNRQIAGLLIGGAVILMIGVLNGSLTSGTGLFVTLWLVRWFGLDYKAAVAYTLVLVGIFWNGAGAITLGILGDIQWSWLPALILGSLIGGYLGAHLSIVKGNKLIKRAFEIITVLVGLALIYQAWFTPHI, encoded by the coding sequence ATGCTAGAACAACTGCTGCTCTTTGTAATTTCCCTGGTTGCGAATTTGTTATCGGCCTTAGCGGGTGGTGGGGCAGGCCTGCTACAACTGCCTGCCTTGTTATTTTTAGGCCTGCCATTTGGCGTAGCACTTGCCACCCATAAGGTCGCCAGTGTGTTTTTGGGGCTAGGCGCGACCGCACGCCACTGGCGCAGTTCCACTCTCGATTGGCGATTTGCCGCATTTATCCTTGCCTGCGGACTGCCCGGAGTTCTACTCGGAGCCAGCCTTATTTTGCAGGTTGACGAACGCTGGGCGACCTTTGCGCTTGGTGTGCTCACGCTCAGTCTGGGGATTTATTCCTGGCTCAAACCCGAACTCGGCCAGCACGCGCAACCGCAAAACCGCCAAATAGCAGGCCTGCTAATAGGTGGTGCAGTTATTCTCATGATCGGTGTTCTTAATGGCTCGCTCACCTCTGGCACCGGGTTATTCGTAACCCTATGGCTAGTGCGTTGGTTTGGTTTAGACTACAAAGCGGCGGTAGCCTACACCCTCGTGCTGGTGGGCATTTTCTGGAACGGCGCTGGTGCAATAACTCTTGGAATCCTCGGCGATATCCAGTGGAGCTGGCTACCCGCGCTCATTCTCGGCTCGCTGATTGGCGGCTACTTAGGCGCCCATCTCTCCATTGTTAAAGGCAACAAGCTCATCAAGCGCGCCTTCGAAATTATTACCGTGCTGGTCGGCCTAGCGCTGATTTACCAGGCCTGGTTCACACCCCATATTTAG
- the pyrE gene encoding orotate phosphoribosyltransferase: MNKADFINFIADVGVLKWGEFTLKSGRVSPYFFNAGLFNTGAHLDQLSQAYAAAIAASGVEFDVLFGPAYKGIPLAATTSVALARDFGINKPYAFNRKEIKDHGEGGQIVGHALSGRILIIDDVITAGTAIRESIDLIHQHGATPAGVVVALDRMERGQGELSAIQEVEQQYGLPVMSILNLHDLIAYLADGATGTADAATLAAMQAYRTKYGV, encoded by the coding sequence ATGAATAAAGCAGACTTTATTAATTTTATTGCCGATGTGGGCGTGTTGAAATGGGGTGAGTTTACCTTGAAGTCGGGGCGCGTGAGTCCGTATTTTTTTAATGCCGGTTTGTTTAATACTGGGGCGCATTTGGATCAGTTGTCGCAGGCCTATGCCGCGGCGATTGCTGCGTCTGGCGTTGAGTTTGATGTGTTGTTTGGCCCGGCTTATAAGGGCATTCCGTTAGCGGCGACGACCAGCGTGGCACTGGCGCGCGATTTTGGGATTAATAAGCCCTATGCGTTTAATCGTAAAGAAATTAAGGATCACGGTGAGGGAGGTCAAATTGTGGGCCATGCTCTGAGTGGGCGTATTTTGATTATTGACGATGTGATTACCGCTGGCACCGCAATTCGGGAGTCGATTGATTTGATTCATCAGCATGGCGCAACGCCTGCCGGTGTGGTGGTGGCTCTGGATCGTATGGAGCGTGGCCAAGGTGAGTTGTCGGCAATTCAGGAAGTGGAACAGCAGTACGGCTTGCCGGTGATGAGTATTTTGAATCTGCATGATTTAATTGCCTATTTGGCGGATGGCGCTACGGGCACGGCAGATGCCGCCACTTTGGCGGCCATGCAGGCTTACCGCACTAAATATGGGGTGTGA